A single Hippocampus zosterae strain Florida chromosome 17, ASM2543408v3, whole genome shotgun sequence DNA region contains:
- the LOC127589389 gene encoding ER lumen protein-retaining receptor 3-like — protein sequence MNAFRLAGDLSHLLAIIILLIKIYRSRSCAGISGKSQVLFALVFTTRYLDLFTIFISPYNTVMKVVFLALSYATVYMIYMRHRGTYDSENDSFRVEFLLVPVIGLSLLENYAFTPLEVLWTFSIFLESVAIMPQLFMITKTGEAESITTHYLFFLGLYRALYIANWLWRYHTENFFDHIAVVAGVVQTIFYCDFFYLYVTKVLRGRGKMSLPMPV from the exons atgaaCGCCTTTCGCCTGGCTGGTGATTTGTCGCATCTATTGGCCATCATTATTCTCTTAATAAAAATATACAGATCCAGATCATGTGCAG gCATCTCTGGGAAGTCTCAGGTGCTGTTTGCGCTCGTCTTCACCACCAGATACCTTGACCTATTCACCATATTCATTTCTCCTTACAACACAGTCATGAAG GTGGTGTTTTTGGCGCTGTCCTACGCGACCGTGTACATGATCTACATGCGCCACAGGGGCACTTACGACTCTGAGAATGACTCGTTCCGTGTGGAGTTCCTGTTGGTGCCAGTTATTGGCCTTTCCTTACTGGAGAACTACGCGTTCACGCCATTGGAG GTCCTTTGGACCTTCTCGATCTTCTTGGAGTCCGTGGCCATCATGCCGCAGCTCTTCATGATCACCAAGACGGGCGAGGCCGAGTCCATCACCACCCACTACTTGTTCTTCCTCGGCCTGTACCGAGCCCTTTATATCGCCAACTGGTTGTGGCGCTACCACACGGAGAACTTCTTTGACCATATCGCCGTGGTGGCGGGTGTCGTCCAGACCATTTTCTACTGTGACTTTTTCTACCTTTATGTCACAAAAG